One genomic window of Magnolia sinica isolate HGM2019 chromosome 3, MsV1, whole genome shotgun sequence includes the following:
- the LOC131239512 gene encoding uncharacterized protein LOC131239512 isoform X2, which yields MESATPKGKGSQSLDSNPMPGASKYLANLPSRGLFSSTVLSSNPGGMRVYICDHDTSPPEEQLIKTNQTNILIRSLTLKKQKTDCSPKDVKAKYTAEGTKGKRSAERTADGRVSAKRANMTNASGLPREGSSISPSEFQCLTVERLRSLLKERGLPTKGKKDELITRLKDDRELLIRSRNDREDGEDDHNT from the exons ATGGAAAGCGCCACACCGAAAGGAaagggatcacagtcgttggatTCAAATCCAATGCCTGGGGCTTCAAAGTACTTAGCCAATCTCCCATCTCGCGGCCTCTTCTCTTCCACCGTACTATCCTCCAATCCG GGAGGAATGCGAGTATATATTTGCGATCATGATACATCACCCCCAG AGGAGCAGTTAATAAAGACGAACCAAACAAACATATTAATTAGATCTCTCACACTAAAGAAACAGAAGACTGATTGCAGTCCGAAGGATGTAAAGGCTAAATACACAGCAGAGGGCACAAAAGGCAAGAG ATCTGCTGAAAGAACTGCAGATGGAAGGGTTTCTGCTAAAAGAGCCAACATGACCAATGCTTCTGGTCTTCCTCGAG aggGATCGAGCATCAGCCCATCTGAGTTCCAATGTCTGACTGTTGAAAGGCTACGTTCTCTCCTAAAGGAGCGAGGTCTGCCGACAAAAGGAAAGAAG GATGAACTGATCACACGCTTGAAAGATGATCGTGAGTTGTTGATACGCTCAAGAAATGATCGGGAGGATGGTGAAGATGACCACAACACCTAA
- the LOC131239512 gene encoding uncharacterized protein LOC131239512 isoform X1, translated as MESATPKGKGSQSLDSNPMPGASKYLANLPSRGLFSSTVLSSNPVKEEDSAMMGSPIGGMRVYICDHDTSPPEEQLIKTNQTNILIRSLTLKKQKTDCSPKDVKAKYTAEGTKGKRSAERTADGRVSAKRANMTNASGLPREGSSISPSEFQCLTVERLRSLLKERGLPTKGKKDELITRLKDDRELLIRSRNDREDGEDDHNT; from the exons ATGGAAAGCGCCACACCGAAAGGAaagggatcacagtcgttggatTCAAATCCAATGCCTGGGGCTTCAAAGTACTTAGCCAATCTCCCATCTCGCGGCCTCTTCTCTTCCACCGTACTATCCTCCAATCCG GTAAAAGAGGAAGATTCAGCTATGATGGGCAGTCCTATC GGAGGAATGCGAGTATATATTTGCGATCATGATACATCACCCCCAG AGGAGCAGTTAATAAAGACGAACCAAACAAACATATTAATTAGATCTCTCACACTAAAGAAACAGAAGACTGATTGCAGTCCGAAGGATGTAAAGGCTAAATACACAGCAGAGGGCACAAAAGGCAAGAG ATCTGCTGAAAGAACTGCAGATGGAAGGGTTTCTGCTAAAAGAGCCAACATGACCAATGCTTCTGGTCTTCCTCGAG aggGATCGAGCATCAGCCCATCTGAGTTCCAATGTCTGACTGTTGAAAGGCTACGTTCTCTCCTAAAGGAGCGAGGTCTGCCGACAAAAGGAAAGAAG GATGAACTGATCACACGCTTGAAAGATGATCGTGAGTTGTTGATACGCTCAAGAAATGATCGGGAGGATGGTGAAGATGACCACAACACCTAA